A single genomic interval of Lathyrus oleraceus cultivar Zhongwan6 chromosome 7, CAAS_Psat_ZW6_1.0, whole genome shotgun sequence harbors:
- the LOC127106417 gene encoding fasciclin-like arabinogalactan protein 12: MKQIFLLSFLVLSSIFSTTTLAQSPASAPTAPAKPSPTKPAPSTPAPAPAKPLVPALPQSPTTNPDSSGNQDIIKILRKAKSFNTLIRLLKTTQIINQVNAQLVTTKNGGLTILAPDDGAFSQLKAGYFNSLGERQQKELIQYHVLPVYVSSSNFDSLSNPVLTLASDSPQGFQINVTAYGNSVNISTGVLDATINGIVYTDKTLAIYHVDKVLIPLDFVKPKAIAPAPALAKAPKADKENSSADDDDQAQGTKDSSDSISLIHMHGVSVLVSLGVSLFAAGVTTML; the protein is encoded by the coding sequence ATGAAGCAAATTTTCTTGCTCTCATTTCTAGTACTTTCCTCCATCTTTTCAACCACCACTTTAGCTCAATCACCAGCTTCAGCACCAACAGCACCAGCAAAACCATCTCCTACAAAACCAGCACCTTCAACACCTGCTCCAGCACCTGCAAAACCATTAGTCCCAGCATTACCACAATCCCCTACAACGAATCCCGATTCTTCAGGTAACCAAGACATAATCAAGATTCTAAGAAAAGCCAAATCATTCAACACACTAATCCGTTTACTCAAAACAACACAAATCATCAACCAAGTCAATGCACAGCTAGTAACAACAAAAAACGGAGGCCTAACAATTCTTGCACCAGACGACGGTGCATTTTCACAGCTCAAAGCAGGTTACTTCAATTCCTTGGGAGAGAGGCAACAAAAGGAACTGATTCAGTATCATGTTCTTCCTGTTTATGTATCAAGCTCAAATTTTGATTCTCTCAGCAACCCCGTGTTAACACTCGCCAGCGATAGTCCACAAGGGTTTCAGATTAACGTGACAGCTTATGGTAACAGTGTGAACATTTCAACTGGTGTTCTTGATGCAACCATCAACGGAATTGTTTACACTGATAAAACACTTGCTATATATCATGTTGATAAGGTTCTTATTCCTTTGGATTTTGTTAAACCTAAAGCTATAGCTCCAGCACCAGCTCTTGCTAAGGCACCTAAAGCTGATAAAGAGAATTCATCTGCAGACGACGATGATCAGGCTCAGGGAACAAAAGATAGTTCTGATTCCATTAGTTTGATTCACATGCATGGTGTATCAGTGTTGGTTTCCCTTGGAGTTTCATTGTTTGCAGCTGGAGTAACTACTATGTTGTGA
- the LOC127104910 gene encoding fasciclin-like arabinogalactan protein 11, whose product MKNIMQESLISTSFLLLVITFYTTISLAQLSPIQPPTTTSSSPPLPSTTASPPLPATTATAPSPGLNTVPLVPTTPTGAPSPLIPKGPTIDIINILQKAKRFSVLIRLLKTTQLINQLNSQLVSSSGSGGLTIFAPEDSDFSKLKAGFLNSLSDRQKVELLQFHTLASFISISNFDTLTNPVQTQAGDDARLQLNVTTYGGNQVSMATGAVNASVTGTVYTDSKLAIYQVDKVLLPLDLVLPAKAPALAPAPGKGLPKAGKTNSSAVDDGSSAGSDDGDGKDLPAEASNAGVVVMWVNLVVFGMALVGGIVL is encoded by the coding sequence atgaaaaatatCATGCAAGAATCTCTCATTTCAACCTCATTCCTTCTCCTTGTGATTACTTTCTACACCACCATCTCTTTAGCCCAACTCTCCCCAATTCAACCTccaacaacaacatcatcatcaccacCATTACCATCAACCACAGCATCACCACCATTAccagcaacaacagcaacagcacCATCACCAGGATTAAACACAGTTCCACTTGTGCCAACAACACCAACTGGTGCACCATCACCCCTCATCCCAAAAGGACCCACCATTGACATAATCAACATCCTCCAAAAAGCAAAGAGATTTTCCGTCCTAATCCGTCTTCTCAAAACAACACAATTAATCAACCAACTCAACTCACAGCTAGTATCATCATCAGGTTCAGGTGGTTTAACAATTTTTGCACCAGAAGACAGTGACTTCTCCAAACTCAAAGCCGGATTCTTAAACTCTCTATCTGATAGACAAAAAGTTGAACTCTTACAGTTTCACACTCTTGCTTCATTCATCTCAATCTCAAATTTCGATACCTTAACCAACCCTGTTCAAACACAAGCCGGGGATGACGCTAGGCTTCAACTTAACGTCACTACTTACGGTGGAAACCAAGTTAGTATGGCTACTGGAGCCGTTAATGCTTCCGTTACCGGTACTGTTTATACCGATAGTAAACTTGCTATTTATCAGGTAGATAAGGTTCTTCTTCCTCTTGATCTTGTTCTTCCGGCTAAGGCTCCGGCGTTAGCCCCTGCGCCTGGTAAGGGTTTGCCTAAGGCTGGAAAAACTAATTCATCTGCCGTAGATGATGGTAGCAGTGCTGGTAGCGATGATGGTGATGGGAAGGATTTGCCGGCAGAAGCGTCTAATGCAGGTGTTGTAGTGATGTGGGTGAATCTTGTTGTTTTTGGAATGGCTTTGGTTGGTGGGATTGTTCTATAA